Proteins encoded together in one Candidatus Eisenbacteria bacterium window:
- a CDS encoding YfhO family protein codes for MRPGGRDLLLLLAVPLVLLVLFPMDLAPGRYLVTFPADRFEPWGPPREGPAYNSDCLRSYFPRRAGTVDALRAGRIPLWDPSPFCGQPFLANYQSGVFYPPNLLLLPFSAERSLGILAWIHLVIAGWGGLLLFRGIGLSQGTALIGGLLFATNGALAVRAGQITMLATAAWIPLVLFLSRRTVRGGSIAPLALAYACMTLAGFPPILLWGTLLAFFWTLHEHRGLGRTEGMRPLLRAAGGFLLGGALAAAQLLPTAEFLLSSDRIRFGYEELVSSSWHPAALIRFLVPGWFGSPIDGDSWIELLRRGNGHYYQSFLSTAGYVGIASLLFALLGGAAAWRNRSARFLLLAGAAALVVLLGSPLLRVVSLLPGLAGSRVDRIVHLVTLPLALLSAFGIERARREAFPRRAAGAAALVLGLLLLGLWAGRERIAERLIPQGTRFLPSAEASAGRHARAALFLAGGTLLVLLPICARRARFFLPAAGLLLAADSGFEARRCHVTVGREGLPAETAETRFLRGAAGEGRVVRFRDLVFPPGLPGLFGVPDVEGYNALTFKDYRAYYRALAPESVKERRINPLVDPSDLSSPLLSALGARWILTRSPLRAGDFPLRHEGRFLVYENPRALPRAYLAEKILFAPNDPERAIALLEAAPAGSRIAVLEESVPGWPPGEPDLPAGGTVRIASSEPERVVIECTADRPGLLVLADSYDRGWRATVDGLPARVHRVNRIFRGVAVGAGEHRVEFRYEPLSFTIGAWVSLLALAALLVLPIRRRRAKRLRAPGESR; via the coding sequence ATGAGGCCGGGCGGGCGCGACCTTCTTCTTCTCCTCGCGGTCCCTCTCGTCCTTCTCGTGCTCTTCCCGATGGATCTCGCTCCGGGCCGCTATCTCGTCACGTTCCCCGCGGATCGGTTCGAGCCGTGGGGACCGCCCCGCGAGGGACCCGCATACAACTCCGATTGTCTCCGGTCGTACTTTCCGCGCCGCGCTGGGACCGTCGACGCGCTCCGTGCGGGGAGGATCCCCCTCTGGGACCCCTCCCCCTTCTGCGGCCAGCCGTTCCTCGCGAACTACCAGTCCGGCGTCTTCTATCCGCCGAACCTTCTTCTCCTTCCGTTCTCCGCGGAGCGATCGCTCGGAATCCTCGCGTGGATCCATCTCGTGATCGCCGGGTGGGGGGGGCTCCTTCTCTTCCGCGGCATCGGTCTTTCTCAGGGGACCGCTCTCATCGGAGGTCTTCTCTTCGCGACGAACGGCGCGCTCGCCGTTCGCGCGGGTCAGATCACCATGCTCGCGACCGCCGCATGGATCCCTCTCGTTCTCTTCCTCTCGCGCCGCACGGTGCGCGGCGGGAGCATCGCTCCTCTCGCGCTCGCCTACGCGTGCATGACGCTCGCCGGCTTTCCGCCGATCCTCCTCTGGGGAACGCTCCTCGCGTTCTTCTGGACGCTTCACGAGCATCGCGGGCTCGGTCGGACGGAGGGGATGCGGCCGCTCCTCCGCGCCGCCGGAGGGTTTCTCCTCGGCGGCGCGCTCGCCGCCGCGCAGCTCCTCCCGACCGCGGAGTTCCTCCTCTCCTCGGACCGCATTCGCTTTGGGTATGAAGAGCTTGTCTCCTCTTCGTGGCATCCGGCGGCGCTCATCCGCTTTCTCGTCCCCGGATGGTTTGGATCGCCGATCGACGGCGACTCGTGGATCGAGCTTCTCCGAAGGGGGAACGGCCACTACTACCAGTCGTTTCTCTCCACCGCCGGGTACGTCGGGATCGCGAGCCTCCTCTTCGCGCTCCTCGGGGGGGCGGCGGCGTGGCGGAACCGTTCCGCGCGCTTTCTTCTTCTCGCGGGCGCCGCGGCGCTCGTCGTTCTTCTCGGAAGCCCTCTTCTCCGCGTCGTCTCCCTTCTCCCCGGGCTTGCCGGATCGCGCGTCGACCGGATCGTGCATCTCGTGACGCTTCCGCTCGCGCTCCTCTCCGCGTTCGGGATCGAGAGAGCGAGGCGGGAAGCGTTTCCGCGCCGAGCGGCAGGGGCCGCCGCGCTCGTTCTCGGGCTTCTCCTCCTCGGCCTCTGGGCGGGGAGGGAGAGGATCGCGGAGCGCTTGATCCCTCAAGGGACTCGATTTCTCCCGAGCGCGGAGGCGTCCGCGGGACGCCACGCGCGCGCGGCCCTCTTTCTTGCGGGCGGAACGCTTCTCGTCCTTCTGCCGATCTGCGCGCGGCGGGCCCGGTTCTTTCTTCCCGCGGCGGGCCTCCTTCTCGCGGCGGACAGCGGGTTCGAGGCGCGCCGCTGCCACGTGACCGTGGGGCGGGAGGGACTCCCGGCCGAAACGGCCGAGACCCGCTTTCTCCGCGGCGCGGCGGGAGAGGGGCGCGTCGTCCGCTTCCGGGACCTCGTCTTCCCGCCGGGCCTCCCCGGTCTCTTCGGCGTCCCCGACGTCGAAGGCTATAATGCTTTGACATTCAAAGATTATCGTGCGTACTACCGGGCGCTCGCCCCCGAATCGGTCAAGGAGCGCCGGATCAACCCGCTCGTCGACCCGAGCGATCTCTCCTCTCCGCTCCTCTCCGCCCTCGGCGCGCGGTGGATCCTGACCCGGAGCCCGCTCCGAGCCGGCGACTTTCCCCTGCGCCACGAGGGGCGCTTTCTCGTCTACGAAAACCCGAGGGCCCTCCCCCGGGCATACCTCGCCGAGAAGATCCTCTTCGCGCCGAACGATCCGGAGCGTGCGATCGCCCTTCTCGAGGCGGCCCCGGCGGGGAGCCGGATCGCGGTGTTGGAGGAGAGCGTCCCGGGTTGGCCGCCGGGCGAGCCGGATCTCCCCGCCGGCGGAACGGTGCGGATCGCCTCGAGCGAGCCGGAGCGGGTCGTGATCGAATGCACGGCCGATCGGCCGGGTCTTCTCGTGCTCGCCGACTCGTACGACCGCGGTTGGAGAGCGACGGTCGACGGACTTCCCGCGAGGGTGCACCGCGTGAACCGAATCTTCCGCGGCGTCGCGGTCGGGGCGGGAGAACATCGGGTCGAGTTTCGATACGAACCGCTCTCGTTCACCATCGGGGCTTGGGTGTCGCTTCTCGCCCTCGCCGCCCTCCTCGTCCTTCCGATTCGGCGCCGGCGCGCAAAGCGCTTGCGCGCACCTGGCGAAAGCCGATAG
- a CDS encoding YfhO family protein yields the protein MRPERLLPLLFVGVALVVFRGSVFEGRAEIPCNPNRWLPWRLHASAEEIAPPAVNSDTPLAYFPRRVFATERMRAGDLPLWDPFTFTGQPFLANYQSALFYPINLLLYAVEPMRATGWHLLIHFVLAGFFFYRCARSFGLAPGPSAAGALLFELNPFFLTRIGHPTFVATAAWLPLAILAARRLARAPTAGNAAFLAGSLALAAFAGFPQTLVHIAYAVGFCMLLALAMDPEVRKTRAAFVFAGSALLAAGIAAVQILPTAELLRLSTRDALDLPTFLSGTHHPAMLVKTVVPDFFGNPMRENLWSTLFQSGNGLFRQNYVSTLNYFGVLPLAIGLYGLAAGRSRLFLLGLFLFPLLVLWGTPFAEAAFHLPGFRFSRPDRLILLPLFANALAFAFGLERLNRRPRAVSSGVCAVLGLFLLLGGAAALFRDPLVRFFLDGRALVAGGIAELPAGPVSLDSLAGTVLVSALTTVLLAAVSLVLLFARPRVGARGFLAGVLLLAGGDLLLFHSRFHLDLPPEILFRETPEIARIREELGAHGRIARFGPGATDLLPPATASLYGIHDVGGINAINLERYRRFLELIEPGLYGYRRYRPFHRPESLSSPLLRLLGARVYGVDTEGRVLPMTVGEPLPRASLHHTWETLPEKKILERLRSPSFDPAGTVYLEEPAPTPPGVSGGGSASIELYEPDRVVVRTESGADSFLLLADAWFPGWTASVDGAPAKIYRADYAFRGVHLPAGGHVVDFRYRPASFRVGGIVSLLSLGAAVILLIKDRRRRGG from the coding sequence ATGCGTCCCGAACGGCTCCTTCCGCTTCTCTTCGTCGGCGTCGCGCTCGTCGTCTTTCGCGGATCCGTCTTCGAGGGGCGGGCCGAGATCCCCTGCAACCCCAACCGGTGGCTTCCCTGGCGGCTTCACGCCTCCGCGGAGGAGATCGCCCCGCCGGCGGTGAACTCGGACACGCCTCTCGCGTACTTCCCGCGGCGCGTTTTCGCGACCGAGAGGATGCGCGCGGGAGACCTCCCCCTCTGGGATCCCTTCACGTTCACCGGCCAGCCGTTCCTCGCGAACTACCAGTCGGCCCTCTTCTATCCGATCAACCTGCTCCTCTACGCGGTCGAGCCGATGCGCGCGACCGGTTGGCACCTCTTGATCCACTTCGTCCTGGCGGGGTTCTTCTTCTATCGGTGCGCGCGCTCCTTCGGGCTCGCGCCCGGACCTTCGGCGGCGGGGGCGCTTCTCTTCGAGCTGAACCCGTTCTTTCTCACGCGCATCGGACATCCGACCTTCGTGGCGACGGCGGCTTGGCTCCCGCTCGCGATTCTCGCCGCCAGAAGGCTCGCGCGCGCCCCCACCGCCGGGAACGCCGCGTTTCTTGCGGGATCGCTCGCCCTGGCGGCATTCGCCGGGTTTCCGCAGACGCTCGTCCACATCGCCTACGCGGTCGGTTTCTGCATGCTCCTCGCTCTCGCGATGGATCCGGAGGTTCGGAAAACGCGGGCGGCGTTCGTCTTCGCGGGAAGCGCGCTTCTCGCCGCGGGGATCGCGGCCGTCCAGATCCTCCCGACGGCGGAGCTGCTCCGCCTTTCGACCCGGGACGCCCTCGATCTCCCGACGTTCCTCTCGGGCACCCATCATCCGGCGATGCTCGTCAAGACGGTCGTCCCGGACTTCTTCGGAAACCCGATGCGGGAGAACCTCTGGTCGACCCTCTTCCAATCGGGGAACGGGCTCTTCCGGCAGAACTATGTTTCAACATTAAATTATTTCGGCGTGCTCCCCCTCGCGATCGGGCTCTACGGGCTCGCCGCGGGGCGGAGCCGCCTCTTTCTTCTCGGGCTCTTCCTCTTTCCCCTTCTCGTTCTTTGGGGGACGCCGTTCGCCGAGGCCGCCTTTCATCTTCCCGGGTTCCGCTTCTCCCGGCCCGACCGTTTGATTCTTCTTCCTCTCTTCGCGAACGCCCTCGCGTTCGCGTTCGGGCTCGAACGATTGAACCGGCGGCCGCGAGCGGTTTCCAGCGGGGTGTGCGCGGTGCTCGGGCTCTTTCTTCTCCTCGGAGGGGCGGCGGCTCTCTTCCGCGATCCGCTCGTCCGCTTCTTCCTCGATGGGCGCGCGCTCGTCGCCGGCGGCATCGCGGAGCTCCCCGCGGGGCCGGTTTCTCTCGACTCGCTCGCGGGGACGGTTCTCGTTTCCGCGCTCACCACCGTCCTTCTCGCGGCTGTCTCTCTTGTCCTTCTCTTCGCGCGGCCGAGGGTCGGGGCGAGGGGCTTCCTCGCGGGTGTTCTCCTCCTCGCGGGCGGCGATCTTCTTCTCTTCCACTCGCGCTTTCACCTCGACCTCCCGCCCGAGATCCTCTTTCGCGAGACGCCGGAGATCGCGCGGATCCGGGAGGAGCTTGGAGCGCACGGGCGGATCGCGCGCTTCGGTCCCGGGGCGACCGATCTTCTGCCGCCGGCCACCGCCTCTCTCTACGGAATCCACGATGTCGGCGGGATCAACGCGATCAACCTGGAAAGATACCGGCGCTTCCTCGAGCTGATCGAGCCGGGACTCTACGGGTACCGGCGCTACCGCCCGTTCCATCGCCCCGAGAGCCTCTCCTCTCCCTTGCTCCGGCTCTTGGGCGCCCGTGTCTACGGGGTCGACACGGAGGGGAGGGTTCTGCCGATGACGGTCGGGGAACCTCTCCCGCGCGCGTCGCTCCACCACACATGGGAGACGCTCCCCGAGAAGAAGATTCTCGAACGCCTCCGCTCTCCCTCGTTCGATCCGGCGGGAACGGTTTACCTCGAGGAGCCGGCGCCGACTCCGCCCGGCGTTTCCGGAGGCGGCTCCGCCTCGATCGAGCTCTACGAGCCGGATCGAGTGGTCGTTCGCACCGAATCGGGCGCCGACTCGTTCCTTCTCCTCGCGGACGCGTGGTTCCCCGGATGGACCGCCTCGGTGGACGGCGCGCCGGCGAAGATCTACCGCGCCGACTACGCCTTCCGGGGCGTCCACCTGCCGGCCGGCGGGCATGTGGTAGACTTCCGCTATCGACCGGCGTCCTTCAGGGTCGGAGGAATCGTCTCCCTCCTCTCGCTCGGGGCCGCGGTTATTTTGCTTATCAAGGATCGAAGAAGGAGGGGGGGATGA